In Strigops habroptila isolate Jane chromosome 4, bStrHab1.2.pri, whole genome shotgun sequence, a single genomic region encodes these proteins:
- the SNAP23 gene encoding synaptosomal-associated protein 23 translates to MAELSPEEIQLRANQVTDESLESTRRILGLAIESHDAGIRTITMLDEQGEQLNRIEEGMDQINKDMREAEKTLTELNKCCGLCVCPCNRTKNFEASRAYRATWGDGNENSADHVISMQPRRINQQQFQTAGGPSGGYITRITNDAREDEMDENLAQVGNILGNLKNMALDMGNEIDAQNKQIDRINEKADTNRERIEQANVRAKKLIDN, encoded by the exons ATGGCTGAACTATCGCCTGAAGAAATCCAGCTGAGGGCCAACCAGGTCACCGATGAG TCTTTGGAAAGCACAAGGAGGATTCTTGGCCTGGCCATTGAG tcTCACGATGCTGGCATCAGAACTATCACCATGCTGGATGAACAAGGAG AACAACTGAATCGCATAGAAGAAGGCATGGACCAGATAAATAAGGATATGAGAGAAGCTGAGAAGACACTGACAGAGCTCAACAAATGTTGTGGGCTCTGTGTCTGTCCTTGTAACAG GACAAAGAACTTCGAGGCTAGCAGGGCATACAGAGCAACCTGGGGAGATGGAAATGAGAACTCGGCAGATCATGTGATATCCATGCAACCAAGAAGAATAAATCAGCAGCAGTTTCAGACTGCAGGAGGACCAAGTGGTGGATACATTACAAG GATAACAAATGATGCCAGGGAAGATGAAATGGATGAAAATCTTGCTCAAGTGGGAAACATTCTTGGGAATTTGAAAAACATGGCTTTGGATATGGGCAATGAGATTGATGCCCAGAATAAACAAATAGACCGGATAAATGAAAAG gcTGATACAAACAGGGAACGCATTGAGCAAGCCAACGTCAGAGCCAAGAAACTAATTGACAATTAA